A region of Caballeronia insecticola DNA encodes the following proteins:
- a CDS encoding DEAD/DEAH box helicase translates to MSFASLGLIEPLLRNLQGLNYQTPTPVQAKAIPVVLAGKDVMAAAQTGTGKTAGFALPLLQRLVQHGPAVSSNRARVLVLVPTRELAEQVLQSFIDYGKGLDLRFLAAYGGVSINPQMMKLRKGVDVLVATPGRLLDLNRQNAVQFDQVRTLVLDEADRMLDLGFARELDAVFAALPAQRQTLLFSATFVDEIRDMAASILRDPVNISVSPPNAAASNIKQWVVPVDKRNKPDLFMHLVAENKWEHALVFVKTRNGVDYLAAMLDEAGYAVDTIHGDKPQPARLRALERFKTGEVNMLVATDVAARGLDIDDLPLVINVDLPIVAQDYVHRIGRTGRAGASGVAVSLVCADEAPQLAAIEALIRQTLPREEEPGFEAEHRVPQTSATGQIIKKPKKPKKPKVLQTSTALSKKAGPRTGENRRKPPAQRAEGAGQGTSVASGNPFSVQKPRGKSASKSGAGSRTPAGKTAGGRTKR, encoded by the coding sequence ATGTCTTTTGCCTCGCTTGGCCTGATCGAACCCTTGCTGCGTAATTTGCAGGGCCTCAATTACCAGACACCTACGCCGGTGCAGGCCAAGGCGATTCCTGTTGTGCTCGCTGGCAAGGACGTCATGGCTGCCGCACAGACCGGCACGGGCAAGACGGCGGGCTTTGCGCTGCCGCTGTTGCAACGGCTGGTGCAGCACGGCCCAGCGGTGTCCAGCAACCGCGCGCGTGTTCTGGTGCTGGTGCCCACGCGTGAACTGGCTGAACAAGTGCTGCAAAGCTTCATCGATTACGGCAAAGGCCTCGACTTACGATTTTTGGCGGCCTACGGCGGTGTGAGCATCAACCCGCAGATGATGAAGTTGCGCAAAGGCGTGGATGTGCTCGTTGCCACGCCGGGCCGTTTGCTGGATCTCAATCGCCAGAACGCAGTGCAGTTTGATCAAGTACGAACGTTGGTGCTGGATGAAGCCGACCGCATGCTCGATCTGGGCTTTGCGCGCGAACTCGACGCCGTCTTCGCTGCGTTGCCTGCGCAACGCCAGACGCTGCTGTTCTCGGCCACGTTCGTTGATGAAATCCGCGACATGGCGGCGAGCATTCTGCGCGACCCGGTCAATATCAGCGTCAGCCCGCCCAATGCCGCGGCCAGCAACATCAAGCAATGGGTGGTGCCGGTAGATAAAAGGAACAAGCCGGACCTCTTCATGCACCTTGTGGCCGAGAACAAGTGGGAGCACGCGCTGGTGTTCGTCAAAACCCGCAATGGCGTGGATTACCTTGCGGCCATGCTGGATGAAGCGGGCTATGCGGTCGACACCATCCACGGCGACAAACCGCAACCCGCGCGCCTGCGTGCGCTGGAGCGCTTCAAGACAGGCGAAGTCAATATGCTGGTGGCGACCGATGTCGCTGCGCGCGGACTGGATATCGACGACCTGCCGCTAGTAATCAATGTCGATCTGCCGATCGTGGCGCAAGACTATGTGCATCGTATTGGCCGTACCGGCCGCGCGGGCGCGAGCGGCGTGGCGGTGTCCCTCGTGTGCGCCGATGAAGCGCCGCAACTGGCAGCGATCGAAGCGCTGATCCGGCAAACGCTGCCTCGTGAAGAAGAGCCGGGTTTCGAAGCCGAACACCGCGTGCCGCAAACCAGCGCGACGGGGCAGATCATCAAGAAACCCAAAAAGCCTAAGAAACCGAAAGTGCTGCAAACTTCGACGGCGCTCAGCAAAAAGGCTGGTCCGCGAACTGGCGAAAATAGGCGCAAGCCTCCGGCGCAGCGCGCTGAGGGCGCGGGTCAAGGCACAAGCGTGGCCAGCGGTAATCCATTCAGCGTGCAAAAACCCCGCGGCAAATCTGCGAGCAAGTCAGGTGCGGGTTCACGCACACCGGCTGGCAAAACCGCGGGTGGCCGGACGAAACGCTAA
- a CDS encoding alpha/beta fold hydrolase — MQPRLKQVSVLGRGGFHKLAYVEWGPAKAERTVICLHGISRTGRDFDMLAAALAEAGVRVVAPDLPGHGRSDWLESSAHYTDRAYTRALTTLIARLDVEQVDWIGTSFGAHIGMLMASEPGTPVRRLVLNDFGALVSAAALRRVGVYLKRSWRFASIDEVDAHLREVHAMFGTLSDAQWRHLAEHSAVPDGTGGFRFRFDPGIGLRFAFPIWLDVDLWHVWEKIGGPVLILRGEHSDLLARSTVGAMLRRGLASSGGRVAAFEFPDCGHAPALMDDAQIAVVKDYLT, encoded by the coding sequence ATGCAGCCACGGCTGAAACAGGTCTCCGTGCTCGGACGTGGCGGCTTTCACAAGCTTGCGTACGTCGAGTGGGGGCCGGCGAAAGCGGAACGAACCGTCATCTGTCTGCACGGAATTTCGCGCACGGGCCGTGACTTCGACATGCTGGCCGCAGCGCTGGCGGAGGCGGGCGTGCGAGTTGTCGCACCTGATTTGCCTGGTCACGGACGGAGCGACTGGCTCGAATCCTCCGCGCACTACACGGATCGTGCCTACACTCGTGCGCTAACGACGCTGATTGCTCGCCTCGACGTCGAACAGGTCGATTGGATCGGCACCTCGTTCGGCGCGCATATCGGCATGCTGATGGCGTCGGAACCGGGGACGCCGGTGCGTCGACTCGTGCTCAATGACTTCGGTGCGCTCGTCTCGGCTGCCGCATTGCGCCGGGTCGGTGTTTATCTGAAGCGCTCCTGGCGTTTCGCTTCGATCGACGAAGTGGACGCGCATTTGCGCGAAGTCCACGCGATGTTTGGCACACTCAGCGATGCCCAGTGGCGTCATCTTGCCGAGCACAGCGCAGTCCCTGACGGCACCGGCGGCTTTCGGTTTCGCTTCGATCCCGGCATCGGCCTGCGGTTCGCATTTCCCATCTGGCTGGACGTGGATCTATGGCATGTCTGGGAGAAGATCGGCGGCCCGGTGCTCATCCTGCGCGGCGAGCACTCGGACTTGCTGGCGCGGAGCACCGTGGGTGCCATGCTTAGGCGCGGGCTGGCGTCGAGCGGTGGTCGCGTGGCTGCCTTCGAATTTCCGGACTGCGGCCACGCGCCGGCCCTGATGGACGATGCGCAGATCGCTGTCGTCAAAGACTACTTAACATGA
- a CDS encoding acetolactate synthase large subunit: MKASDLFVKALENEGVTRIFAVPGEENLDVVESLRGSSIQLVVTRHEQSAAFMAATHGRLTGTPGVCMATLGPGALNLVTGAAYAKLGAMPMVLITGQKAIMTSRQARFQIVDIVATMKPLTKASRQIVSGASIPTVVRDAFRLAAEERPGPVHLELPEDVAAVEVSDDVTIVPLHPVELPMAHDAAIERAAALLMQSERPLVMFGADSNRPRLAGQLTDFIRRTGIPFFNTQMGKGTVAAIGSNEATELWMGTAALSERDYLHEAIDQADLILAIGHDTIEKPPFIMGPKGPKVVHIGYTPASVEQVFFPHAEVVGDLGLSLSRLAGLVQGRLPNAAALAPLREGILKRTLDRADESRFPLTPQRIVHDVREVMPAEGIVALDNGMYKIWFARCYRTRNANTLLLDNALATMGAGLPSAMMAALLYPGRRVMAVCGDGGFMMNSQELETAVRLKLNLVVLIIQDDAYGMIRWKQAVDSFADWGLTFGNPDFVKYAEAYGAKGRRIESADGLAPALESAFEEGGVQLVIVPVDYSENGRVLVEELRNRVTEIAK; this comes from the coding sequence ATGAAAGCTTCCGATCTTTTCGTGAAGGCGCTGGAAAACGAAGGCGTCACGCGCATCTTCGCGGTGCCCGGCGAAGAAAATCTCGACGTCGTGGAATCGTTGCGAGGTTCGAGCATTCAGCTCGTCGTGACGCGGCATGAGCAGTCGGCGGCCTTCATGGCGGCGACGCATGGACGTCTGACTGGAACGCCCGGCGTATGCATGGCGACACTCGGCCCCGGCGCGCTGAATCTCGTCACGGGCGCGGCCTATGCGAAGCTCGGCGCAATGCCGATGGTACTGATCACCGGCCAGAAAGCGATCATGACGTCGCGGCAGGCGCGCTTTCAGATCGTCGACATCGTCGCGACGATGAAGCCGCTGACCAAAGCGTCGCGGCAGATCGTGAGCGGGGCGAGCATTCCGACCGTCGTGCGAGATGCCTTCCGGCTGGCCGCGGAGGAGCGTCCCGGTCCCGTGCATCTGGAGTTGCCCGAGGACGTGGCCGCCGTCGAGGTCAGCGACGATGTGACGATCGTTCCCTTGCATCCCGTCGAACTCCCGATGGCGCACGATGCCGCCATCGAACGCGCGGCTGCGTTGTTGATGCAATCGGAACGGCCGCTCGTGATGTTCGGCGCGGACAGCAACCGGCCGCGGCTCGCGGGGCAGTTGACCGACTTCATTCGGCGCACGGGCATCCCGTTCTTTAACACGCAGATGGGCAAGGGCACGGTGGCGGCCATCGGCAGCAACGAAGCCACCGAACTCTGGATGGGCACGGCCGCGCTCAGCGAACGCGACTATCTGCACGAGGCGATCGACCAAGCCGACCTGATTCTCGCGATCGGCCACGACACCATAGAAAAGCCGCCGTTCATCATGGGGCCGAAGGGGCCCAAGGTGGTTCATATCGGCTACACGCCGGCCAGCGTCGAGCAGGTGTTCTTCCCGCATGCCGAAGTCGTGGGCGATCTGGGCCTGAGCCTGTCACGGCTCGCCGGTCTGGTGCAAGGCAGGCTGCCGAACGCCGCTGCCCTGGCGCCGTTGCGCGAAGGCATCCTCAAACGCACGCTCGACCGCGCCGACGAATCGCGCTTTCCGCTGACGCCGCAACGCATTGTTCACGACGTGCGCGAGGTCATGCCCGCCGAGGGCATCGTGGCGCTGGACAACGGCATGTACAAGATCTGGTTCGCGCGCTGTTATCGAACGCGCAATGCCAACACGCTGTTGCTGGACAACGCGCTTGCAACCATGGGCGCGGGGCTGCCGTCGGCCATGATGGCCGCGCTTCTCTATCCCGGCCGCCGCGTGATGGCAGTATGCGGCGACGGCGGTTTCATGATGAACTCGCAGGAACTCGAGACCGCTGTGCGGTTGAAGCTGAACCTCGTCGTATTGATCATCCAGGACGACGCCTACGGCATGATTCGCTGGAAGCAGGCGGTCGACAGCTTTGCCGATTGGGGTCTCACATTCGGCAATCCCGACTTCGTCAAGTATGCCGAGGCCTATGGGGCAAAAGGGCGGCGCATCGAATCCGCCGATGGGCTGGCGCCGGCGCTGGAGTCGGCGTTCGAGGAGGGCGGGGTACAGCTTGTCATCGTCCCGGTCGATTATTCGGAGAATGGTCGCGTACTTGTCGAAGAACTCAGAAACCGCGTCACGGAGATAGCGAAATGA
- a CDS encoding zinc-dependent alcohol dehydrogenase family protein — protein MKIKAAVLQEMGAATPYADTRPLKIEEIDLAPPGPGEVRIKIAAAGLCHSDLSVINGDRPRPMPMALGHEASGVVEELGAGVTDLQVGDHVVVVFVPSCGHCAPCAEGRPALCEPGAAANGAGTLLSGERRLTRGGKALNHHLGCSVFAEYATVSRRSVVKIDRSVPLDEAALFGCAVLTGVGAVVNTAQVRAGASVAVIGLGGVGLAALLGAHAAGARQIIAIDLSDAKLEQARALGATHTVNAGHDTALEQIRELSAGGVEFAFEFAGSIRALDLAYRITRRGGMTVTAGLPPSTALWPLPAVSLVAEERTLKGSYIGTCVPSRDIPRYVDLYAQGRLPVNKLLTGRLKLDEINRGFDLLHEGKAIRQVVVFD, from the coding sequence ATGAAGATCAAGGCAGCAGTGCTTCAGGAAATGGGGGCGGCCACGCCTTATGCCGATACGCGTCCGTTGAAGATCGAAGAAATCGATCTGGCGCCGCCCGGCCCGGGCGAAGTGCGGATCAAGATCGCGGCGGCGGGCCTGTGCCACTCCGACTTGTCCGTGATCAACGGCGACCGGCCGCGCCCAATGCCGATGGCGCTCGGGCATGAAGCCTCGGGCGTCGTCGAGGAGCTGGGGGCGGGCGTCACGGACCTTCAGGTTGGGGATCACGTGGTCGTCGTATTCGTGCCGAGCTGCGGCCATTGCGCGCCGTGCGCCGAAGGAAGGCCGGCCCTGTGCGAACCGGGCGCGGCCGCGAACGGCGCAGGTACGCTGCTTTCCGGCGAGCGGCGTCTTACGCGCGGAGGAAAGGCACTGAACCATCACCTCGGATGCTCGGTATTTGCCGAATATGCAACCGTGTCGCGCCGCTCGGTCGTGAAGATCGATCGCAGCGTTCCGCTCGACGAAGCCGCGCTCTTCGGATGCGCGGTGCTAACGGGCGTGGGCGCGGTCGTCAACACGGCGCAGGTGCGCGCGGGCGCATCGGTGGCGGTGATCGGGCTGGGCGGCGTCGGGCTGGCGGCGCTCCTTGGCGCGCATGCGGCGGGCGCACGGCAGATCATTGCAATCGATCTGTCGGATGCCAAGCTGGAGCAGGCACGCGCGCTGGGCGCGACGCACACGGTCAACGCGGGTCATGACACTGCGCTGGAGCAGATCCGCGAACTGAGCGCGGGCGGCGTTGAATTCGCTTTCGAGTTTGCCGGTTCGATTCGCGCGCTGGACCTGGCGTACCGCATCACGCGTCGCGGAGGAATGACCGTCACGGCGGGTCTTCCACCTTCGACGGCGCTGTGGCCGCTGCCCGCGGTCAGTCTCGTCGCGGAAGAGCGGACGTTGAAGGGGAGTTATATCGGTACGTGCGTGCCGTCGCGCGACATTCCGCGCTATGTCGATTTGTATGCGCAGGGCCGCTTGCCGGTGAACAAGCTGTTGACGGGGCGTCTGAAGCTCGACGAGATCAATCGCGGTTTCGACTTGCTGCACGAAGGCAAGGCGATTCGGCAGGTGGTGGTGTTCGACTGA